The following coding sequences are from one Achromobacter sp. B7 window:
- the glgB gene encoding 1,4-alpha-glucan branching protein GlgB — translation MSLPDNGGLPPSSTPAGQVDAATLQALAGGQHADPFAVLGPHDGAVRALLPGANAVAVISADGTRTPLHEQAHGLYTGAAPGARPGDPASYQLAIQWPGTEQVTADPYAFGPVLSDADLGALSSGDWRAALDLLGARLVEMNGVSGLRCAVWAPNARRVAVVGDFNSWDSRRHPMRLRHAAGVWELFIPGVCAGDCYKFAITDSAGAIVFKADPMARRAQAAPATASVVDDPTPHVWTDEDWMQSRGARQQPDAPISIYEVQAGSWVAADNERCVWDQLADKLPAYAQAMGFTHVELMPIMEYPFGGSWGYQPLGMFAPSARFGPPAAFARFVDRCHAMGVGVILDWVPAHFPNDAHGLARFDGTPLYEYADPREGYHPDWNTLVYNLGRTEVKAFMIASAVHWLRQFHIDGLRVDAVASMLYRDYSRKAGEWIPNVYGGRENLEAVAFLRDLNSTVRHEAPDAIVVAEESTAWPGVTAPVSEGGLGFHYKWNMGWMHDTLRYMEEDPVYRKYHHHDITFGMAYAYSERFILPLSHDEVVHGKGSLLNKMPGDHGTKLANLRAYLGFMWAHPGKKLLFMGGELAQPAEWNHDATINWSLLDDAGHKGVQRLVADLNRVYRDSPALHEMDAQPEGFAWLVMDDADNSVAAFLRRSGASTMLAICNFTPVTRHGYRVGVPLAGRWAETLNTDAGWYGGSGQGNQGAAQSADQPAHGHAQSLSLTLPPLATLFFTHEG, via the coding sequence ATGAGCCTTCCTGACAACGGTGGCTTGCCGCCGTCCTCCACCCCCGCCGGCCAGGTTGACGCGGCCACGCTGCAAGCCCTGGCCGGGGGCCAGCACGCCGACCCCTTCGCCGTGCTGGGACCGCATGACGGCGCCGTTCGCGCGCTGCTGCCCGGCGCCAACGCGGTGGCGGTGATCAGCGCGGATGGCACCCGGACGCCCCTGCATGAACAAGCACACGGCCTGTACACCGGCGCCGCACCCGGCGCCCGCCCCGGCGACCCGGCCTCTTATCAACTGGCCATCCAATGGCCCGGCACGGAGCAGGTGACGGCGGACCCGTATGCCTTCGGGCCGGTGTTGTCGGACGCGGACCTGGGCGCCTTGTCCAGCGGGGACTGGCGCGCTGCGCTGGACTTGCTGGGCGCGCGCCTGGTGGAAATGAACGGCGTGTCCGGGCTGCGTTGCGCGGTCTGGGCGCCCAATGCGCGCCGCGTCGCGGTGGTGGGCGACTTCAACAGCTGGGACAGCCGCCGCCACCCCATGCGCCTGCGCCACGCCGCCGGCGTGTGGGAATTGTTCATCCCCGGCGTATGCGCCGGCGATTGCTACAAGTTCGCCATCACCGATAGCGCGGGCGCCATCGTGTTCAAGGCCGACCCCATGGCACGGCGCGCGCAGGCCGCACCCGCGACCGCGTCGGTAGTGGACGACCCCACGCCCCACGTCTGGACGGACGAAGACTGGATGCAATCGCGCGGCGCGCGCCAACAGCCCGACGCGCCCATTTCGATTTACGAAGTGCAGGCCGGCTCGTGGGTGGCCGCCGACAACGAGCGCTGCGTCTGGGACCAGTTGGCCGACAAGCTGCCGGCCTATGCGCAGGCCATGGGCTTCACCCATGTGGAATTGATGCCCATTATGGAATACCCGTTCGGCGGGTCCTGGGGCTACCAGCCGCTGGGCATGTTTGCCCCGTCGGCGCGCTTTGGCCCGCCGGCGGCCTTCGCCCGCTTCGTGGACCGCTGCCACGCCATGGGCGTGGGCGTGATCCTGGACTGGGTGCCCGCGCACTTTCCGAACGACGCGCATGGGCTGGCGCGCTTTGACGGCACGCCGTTGTATGAATACGCCGATCCGCGCGAAGGCTATCACCCCGACTGGAACACGCTGGTCTACAACCTGGGCCGCACCGAAGTCAAAGCGTTCATGATCGCCAGCGCGGTGCACTGGCTGCGCCAATTCCATATCGACGGCCTGCGCGTGGACGCGGTGGCCTCGATGCTTTATCGCGACTACAGCCGCAAGGCCGGCGAGTGGATTCCCAACGTGTACGGCGGCCGCGAGAACCTGGAAGCCGTGGCGTTCCTGCGCGACCTGAACAGCACCGTACGCCACGAAGCGCCGGACGCCATCGTGGTGGCCGAAGAATCCACCGCATGGCCGGGCGTGACGGCGCCGGTGTCCGAGGGCGGCCTGGGCTTTCACTACAAATGGAACATGGGGTGGATGCACGACACGCTGCGCTACATGGAGGAAGACCCCGTGTATCGCAAGTATCACCATCACGACATCACCTTCGGCATGGCCTACGCCTATTCCGAACGCTTCATCCTGCCGCTGTCGCATGACGAAGTGGTGCACGGCAAGGGCTCGCTGCTGAACAAAATGCCGGGCGACCATGGCACCAAGCTGGCGAACCTGCGCGCCTACCTGGGCTTCATGTGGGCGCATCCCGGCAAGAAGCTGCTGTTCATGGGCGGCGAGCTGGCGCAGCCGGCCGAATGGAATCACGACGCCACCATCAACTGGAGCCTGCTGGACGACGCGGGCCATAAAGGCGTGCAGCGCCTGGTCGCGGACCTGAACCGCGTGTATCGCGATTCGCCCGCGCTGCACGAAATGGACGCCCAGCCCGAAGGCTTCGCGTGGCTGGTCATGGACGACGCCGACAACAGCGTGGCCGCGTTCCTGCGCCGCAGCGGCGCATCGACCATGCTGGCCATCTGCAACTTCACCCCCGTTACCCGCCACGGCTACCGCGTCGGCGTGCCGCTGGCGGGGCGCTGGGCCGAAACGCTGAACACCGACGCCGGTTGGTACGGCGGCTCGGGCCAAGGCAACCAGGGCGCGGCGCAGTCCGCCGATCAGCCCGCTCACGGCCACGCGCAATCCTTGTCGCTGACGCTACCTCCTCTTGCCACCTTGTTCTTCACGCACGAAGGCTGA
- the glgX gene encoding glycogen debranching protein GlgX, whose protein sequence is MDPTQFTRLTSGKPYPLGAVSDGLGVNFAVFSANATRIELCVFDARGRKELRRFDLPECTDEIWHGYLPDAQPGLIYGYRAHGPYDPRNGHRFNPHKLLLDPYARQLTGPVSWSDALFGYRLNHARGDLSMDRRDSAPAMAKAVVTEDVPFNWGNSKAPDTPWTDTTIYEVHLRGVSMQREDLRPPLRGTCAALADPRFIEHLHRLGVTAVELLPVHAFLQDRFLLERGLRNYWGYNTLSFFAPEPTYLQRGPNDLRQAVRRLHAAGLEVILDVVYNHTCEGSELGPTLSWRGLDNASYYRLMPGEERYYINDTGCGNTVNLSHPRVLQMVTDSLRYWTQSYGVDGFRFDLGVTLGREGTGFDPGSGFFDALLQDPVLAGVKLISEPWDIGPDGYQLGSHPPGMAEWNDRYRDTVRRYWRGDEGMRGDMAARLCGSRDVFDRRHRRPWASVNFIASHDGFTTQDVVSYDGSHNEANGEGGNDGHSENYSHNWGVEGPTDDAAILETRGRVQRALLATLFMSDGTPMMLAGDEFGNSQDGNNNAYCQDGPVSWLDWTQAQSDEGRALSTFVARAVALRRDHPSLRAARFGDAAQEVCPGVSAIGWFDTHGGPIDQGAWDDPQQRTMAVRRAALREDGSADITLLLMNPGAEPATFTLPEPGQAWLRELDSATQVPAAPVTENEITVQAHSLVLLSATCISGNGS, encoded by the coding sequence ATGGACCCCACTCAGTTCACCCGCCTTACCTCCGGCAAGCCGTATCCGCTGGGCGCCGTCAGTGACGGCTTGGGCGTGAATTTCGCCGTGTTCTCGGCGAACGCCACCCGGATCGAACTGTGCGTGTTCGATGCGCGCGGCCGCAAAGAACTACGACGCTTCGACCTGCCGGAATGTACCGACGAAATCTGGCACGGCTACCTGCCCGATGCCCAGCCCGGTTTGATCTACGGCTATCGCGCCCATGGGCCTTACGACCCGCGCAACGGCCACCGCTTCAACCCGCACAAGCTGCTGCTGGACCCCTACGCCCGCCAGCTGACCGGCCCGGTCAGCTGGAGCGATGCGCTGTTCGGGTACCGCCTGAACCATGCGCGCGGCGATTTGTCGATGGACCGCCGCGACAGCGCGCCGGCCATGGCCAAGGCGGTGGTGACCGAAGACGTGCCCTTTAACTGGGGCAACAGCAAGGCGCCCGACACGCCGTGGACGGACACCACGATCTACGAAGTGCACCTGCGCGGCGTGTCGATGCAGCGCGAAGACCTGCGCCCGCCGCTGCGCGGCACCTGCGCCGCGCTGGCGGACCCACGCTTTATCGAACATCTGCATCGCCTGGGCGTCACCGCCGTCGAACTACTGCCCGTGCACGCCTTCCTGCAAGACCGCTTCCTGTTGGAACGCGGGCTGCGCAACTACTGGGGCTACAACACGCTGTCGTTCTTCGCGCCAGAACCGACCTATCTGCAACGCGGCCCGAACGACCTGCGCCAGGCCGTGCGCCGCCTGCACGCCGCCGGGCTGGAAGTGATACTGGACGTGGTCTACAACCACACCTGCGAAGGCAGCGAACTGGGCCCCACCCTGTCGTGGCGCGGCTTGGACAACGCCAGCTACTACCGCCTGATGCCGGGCGAAGAGCGCTACTACATCAACGACACCGGTTGCGGCAACACCGTCAACCTGTCGCACCCGCGCGTGCTTCAGATGGTGACGGATTCACTGCGCTACTGGACGCAGTCGTATGGCGTGGACGGCTTTCGCTTCGACCTGGGCGTGACGCTGGGCCGCGAGGGCACGGGCTTTGACCCGGGCTCCGGCTTTTTCGACGCCTTGTTGCAGGACCCGGTGCTGGCCGGCGTGAAGCTCATTTCGGAACCCTGGGACATCGGCCCGGACGGCTACCAACTGGGTAGCCACCCGCCCGGCATGGCGGAATGGAACGACCGCTACCGCGACACGGTGCGCCGCTACTGGCGCGGCGACGAAGGCATGCGCGGCGACATGGCGGCCCGGCTGTGCGGGTCGCGCGATGTTTTCGACCGCCGCCACCGCCGCCCCTGGGCCAGCGTCAACTTCATCGCGTCGCACGACGGCTTCACCACGCAGGACGTGGTCAGCTACGACGGCAGCCACAACGAAGCCAACGGCGAAGGCGGCAACGACGGTCATTCGGAAAACTACAGCCACAACTGGGGCGTTGAAGGCCCGACCGACGACGCCGCCATTCTGGAAACGCGCGGCCGCGTGCAGCGGGCGCTGCTGGCAACCCTGTTCATGTCGGACGGCACGCCGATGATGTTGGCGGGCGATGAATTCGGCAACAGCCAGGACGGCAACAACAACGCCTATTGCCAGGACGGCCCCGTGTCGTGGCTGGACTGGACGCAGGCGCAAAGCGACGAAGGCCGCGCACTGAGCACGTTTGTCGCCCGTGCGGTGGCGCTGCGGCGCGACCACCCCAGCCTGCGCGCCGCCCGCTTTGGCGACGCGGCGCAGGAAGTGTGCCCCGGCGTCAGCGCGATCGGCTGGTTCGACACGCACGGCGGCCCCATCGACCAGGGCGCGTGGGATGACCCGCAACAACGCACGATGGCGGTGCGGCGCGCGGCGCTGCGCGAGGACGGCAGCGCGGACATCACTTTGCTGCTGATGAACCCGGGTGCCGAACCCGCCACCTTCACCCTGCCCGAGCCCGGCCAAGCCTGGCTGCGAGAGCTGGACTCGGCCACGCAAGTGCCCGCCGCGCCCGTCACCGAAAACGAAATCACCGTACAGGCGCACAGCCTTGTCCTGCTGTCTGCTACCTGCATCTCCGGAAATGGATCATGA
- the treS gene encoding maltose alpha-D-glucosyltransferase, translating to MISETNPIKDDGLWYKDAVIYQLHVKSFFDSNDDGVGDVPGLIMKLDYIASLGVNTIWLLPFYPSPRRDDGYDIADYRGVHPDYGTVADVRKLIREAHARGLRVITELVVNHTSDQHRWFQRARTSRPGSAARNFYVWSDNDKAYAGTRIIFCDTEKSNWTWDPEANAYFWHRFYSHQPDLNYDNPQVLKEVLSVMRYWLDMGVDGLRLDAVPYLVEREGTNNENLPETHQVLKQIRAVIDQEYPGRLLLAEANQWPEDAQEYFGAGDECHMSFHFPLMPRMYMAIAQEDRFPITDIIRQTPDIPDTCQWAIFLRNHDELTLEMVTSRERDYLWSVYAADPRARINLGIRRRLAPLLERDRRRVELMNSLLLSMPGTPVLYYGDELGMGDNVHLGDRDGVRTPMQWSPDRNGGFSRADPERLPLPVLMGPLYGYEAVNVEAQQRDPHSLLNWTRRMLAQRRQTHAFGRGTLRFIQAGNRKILAYLRQWNDTTILCVANLSNAAQPVELPLQEFNGRVPVEMLGGTPFPAIGELPYLLTLPPYGFYWMDLSMDAAPPGWHASGPAQMPELTTLVLKSRGGAALTDSSRNVLENEVLPEYLARQRWFPGSKAPSRARLAYATPFAASSAGMGGGRSAGGEFYWAEVEPEDGIDDGLRVQAPFVLVWDETAQVQYPIARVRRGPEVGTLADAFLQPGFVLGVIDALRAKQELDGRDGGKPGDKPGVIRYLPEPGLADVDFGTEPELQWIRAEQSNSSVIVANQAILKLIRNVKPGVSPEVEVSRHLTRAGYANIPALLGEVVRVDAEGVPHTLAVMHAFVSNEGDAWTWTLDYLKRTLGAALLGGNSPEEFEASLEGYTVMAGTIGRRLAELHNALAQATDDPAFPVQTATAEDAQAHATRIAGQLDRADEDLRAVMDRLEAPSHACAQWLFEHRDRLRKQVDTMAQALVGAPLIRVHGDFHLGQVLVAQTDAYLIDFEGEPIQTLEARRNITTPYKDVAGMLRSFDYAAASVARSDPMGGAPTDANAGAADSAAAPGVPQDLRDTLLARFGSRAVEAFLQGYQEAASTAIALPGAQEDTLLKLAQLEKAAYEVSYEAAHRPDWISIPLCALTGLARELLQDAAISAEEKTR from the coding sequence ATGATCAGTGAAACCAATCCCATCAAGGATGACGGCCTTTGGTACAAGGACGCCGTTATCTATCAGCTGCATGTGAAGTCGTTCTTCGACTCGAACGACGACGGGGTGGGAGACGTGCCCGGCCTGATCATGAAGTTGGATTACATCGCCAGCCTGGGCGTGAACACGATCTGGCTGCTGCCGTTCTACCCGTCGCCCCGGCGCGACGATGGCTACGACATCGCGGACTATCGCGGGGTGCATCCCGACTACGGCACGGTGGCCGACGTGCGCAAGCTGATCCGCGAAGCCCACGCCCGCGGGCTGCGCGTCATTACCGAACTGGTGGTCAACCACACGTCGGACCAGCACCGCTGGTTTCAGCGGGCGCGCACCTCGCGCCCGGGATCGGCGGCGCGCAACTTCTACGTGTGGTCCGACAACGACAAGGCCTACGCCGGCACGCGCATCATCTTTTGCGACACGGAAAAGTCCAACTGGACGTGGGACCCCGAAGCTAATGCCTACTTCTGGCATCGCTTCTATTCCCATCAGCCCGACCTGAACTACGACAACCCGCAGGTGCTCAAGGAAGTGCTGTCCGTCATGCGCTATTGGCTGGACATGGGCGTGGACGGGCTGCGGCTGGACGCCGTGCCGTACCTGGTGGAACGCGAAGGCACCAACAACGAAAACCTGCCCGAAACGCACCAGGTGCTCAAGCAGATCCGCGCGGTGATCGACCAGGAATACCCGGGCCGGCTGTTGTTGGCCGAAGCGAACCAGTGGCCCGAGGATGCGCAGGAGTATTTCGGCGCGGGCGACGAATGCCATATGTCGTTCCACTTTCCGCTGATGCCGCGCATGTACATGGCCATCGCGCAGGAAGACCGCTTTCCCATTACCGACATCATCCGCCAGACGCCGGATATTCCGGACACCTGCCAGTGGGCTATTTTCCTGCGCAACCACGACGAGCTGACGCTGGAAATGGTGACCAGCCGCGAACGCGATTACCTGTGGAGCGTCTACGCCGCCGATCCGCGCGCGCGCATCAACCTGGGTATCCGCCGCCGTCTGGCGCCCTTGCTGGAGCGCGACCGCCGCCGCGTCGAACTGATGAACAGCCTGCTCTTGTCCATGCCCGGCACGCCAGTGCTGTACTACGGCGACGAACTGGGCATGGGCGACAACGTGCATCTGGGCGACCGCGACGGCGTGCGCACGCCGATGCAGTGGTCGCCGGACCGCAACGGCGGCTTTTCGCGCGCTGACCCCGAGCGCCTGCCGCTGCCGGTATTGATGGGGCCGTTGTACGGCTACGAGGCGGTCAACGTCGAAGCCCAGCAACGCGACCCGCATTCGCTGCTGAACTGGACGCGCCGCATGTTGGCGCAGCGCCGCCAGACGCATGCGTTTGGCCGGGGCACGCTGCGCTTCATCCAGGCCGGCAATCGCAAGATCCTGGCTTACTTGCGGCAGTGGAACGACACCACCATCCTGTGCGTGGCTAACCTGTCGAACGCGGCGCAGCCGGTGGAACTGCCCTTGCAGGAATTCAACGGCCGCGTGCCGGTGGAAATGCTGGGCGGCACGCCGTTTCCGGCCATCGGTGAACTGCCCTATCTGCTGACCTTGCCGCCCTACGGCTTTTACTGGATGGACCTGAGCATGGACGCCGCGCCGCCGGGATGGCATGCCAGCGGCCCCGCCCAGATGCCCGAGCTGACGACGCTGGTGTTGAAGTCGCGCGGTGGCGCCGCGCTGACGGACTCGTCGCGCAACGTGCTGGAAAACGAAGTGCTGCCCGAGTACCTGGCGCGCCAGCGCTGGTTCCCGGGGTCGAAGGCGCCATCTCGCGCGCGCCTGGCCTACGCCACGCCCTTTGCCGCCAGCAGCGCGGGCATGGGCGGCGGCCGCAGCGCCGGTGGCGAGTTCTACTGGGCCGAAGTCGAACCCGAAGACGGCATAGACGACGGCCTGCGCGTGCAAGCCCCGTTCGTGTTGGTGTGGGACGAAACCGCGCAGGTGCAATACCCCATCGCGCGGGTGCGGCGCGGCCCGGAAGTGGGCACGCTGGCCGACGCCTTCCTGCAACCCGGCTTTGTGCTGGGCGTGATCGACGCGCTGCGCGCCAAGCAGGAACTGGACGGGCGCGACGGCGGCAAGCCGGGCGACAAACCCGGCGTCATCCGCTACCTGCCCGAACCCGGCCTGGCCGACGTGGACTTTGGCACGGAACCCGAATTGCAGTGGATTCGGGCCGAACAATCGAATAGCTCGGTGATCGTGGCCAACCAGGCCATCCTGAAGCTGATCCGCAATGTGAAGCCCGGCGTGTCGCCGGAAGTCGAGGTGTCGCGCCATCTGACGCGCGCCGGCTACGCCAACATTCCCGCGCTGCTGGGCGAGGTGGTGCGCGTGGACGCCGAAGGGGTGCCGCACACGCTGGCGGTCATGCACGCCTTCGTCAGCAACGAAGGCGATGCGTGGACGTGGACCCTGGACTACCTGAAACGCACGCTGGGCGCGGCCCTGCTGGGCGGCAACAGCCCCGAGGAATTCGAAGCCAGCCTGGAAGGCTACACGGTGATGGCCGGCACCATCGGCCGCCGTCTGGCCGAGCTGCACAACGCGCTGGCGCAAGCCACGGACGACCCGGCCTTTCCGGTGCAGACGGCCACCGCCGAGGATGCCCAGGCGCACGCCACGCGCATCGCCGGGCAACTGGACCGCGCCGACGAGGACCTGCGCGCGGTGATGGACCGCCTGGAAGCACCGTCGCACGCTTGCGCGCAGTGGCTGTTTGAACATCGCGACCGGCTGCGCAAGCAGGTGGACACGATGGCGCAGGCGTTGGTGGGCGCGCCGCTGATTCGCGTGCATGGCGACTTCCACCTGGGCCAGGTGCTGGTGGCGCAGACCGACGCCTACCTGATCGACTTCGAAGGCGAACCAATCCAGACGCTGGAGGCCCGGCGCAACATCACCACGCCGTACAAGGACGTGGCGGGCATGCTGCGCTCGTTCGATTACGCCGCCGCGTCGGTGGCGCGATCGGACCCGATGGGCGGTGCGCCCACCGACGCCAACGCGGGGGCCGCCGACTCGGCCGCCGCGCCGGGCGTGCCGCAGGATCTGCGTGACACGCTGCTGGCGCGCTTCGGCTCGCGCGCGGTCGAGGCCTTCTTGCAGGGCTACCAGGAAGCGGCGTCCACGGCTATTGCGCTGCCGGGCGCGCAGGAAGACACCCTGCTCAAGCTGGCTCAGCTGGAAAAAGCCGCTTACGAAGTTAGCTACGAAGCCGCGCACCGGCCGGACTGGATCTCTATCCCGCTGTGCGCCCTGACCGGACTGGCACGAGAACTCTTGCAAGATGCGGCGATCAGCGCCGAGGAAAAAACACGATGA
- a CDS encoding alpha-1,4-glucan--maltose-1-phosphate maltosyltransferase, translating to MAAAPKPVPSPPTALRICHAPQGLPDGAPAATADAALDARLARIQRAGFNAVLIPPPWVRSADAHTLAPIDADASPTGDGTEPITERLARLSRATAAQGLTLMLHVVLDRVSVDATPTTAPPGWYQPPPDDPARDPRLPVSTWGVMALAGEPPPEFAQAWSARLARWMQAGVAGFVFEAPQRLPATSWRGVLDPLRQHATAPHCLAWTPGLTAHQLDTLRDAGFDGVFSSLPWWDYKSAWLAEEASRLQRVAPVLASTTPLHGDAPNKPHADARLAWAAAFTANGWMAAEADIDASPQLQDINQWLSLRDAPAGPPRVLGGRDGRATLVLRDEPDGATAVLALNPNEAAPARIDWDAVASSLPPGDILPQRMTDAPLLAGDTLPAGGCALMAVTPMPPVREASRHPGPRTEGGAGLRIAIESVSPAVDDGAHPIKCTVHERITVQADLLMDGHDRIAGEVRWRAADEANWRRTPLKLLSNDRWQASFRPRRIGPHEFQVAAWFDVWETYRHDLEVKHAAGVDVHLEVSEGVLLLREADKRASQHAYPANSVAVVKAALKALPGAKADIAPTDAHIALLLGAELAQAMRELDARPFETVTPDPYPVWVDRPQACHSAWYELFPRSQAREPGRHGTFDDVIARLPDIQEMGFDVLYLPPIHPIGLRNRKGPNNSLIAGPDDVGSPYAIGSADGGHDAIEPKLGSLDDFLRLVSAAREHGMEMALDFAIQCSPDHPWLKSHPDWFSWRPDGSIRYAENPPKKYQDIVNVSFYGSPPRRARKLALWRALRDVVLFWVDKGVRIFRVDNPHTKPLPFWQWLIAEVHGQHPDVLFLSEAFTRPKMMYRLAKVGFTQSYTYFTWRNERAELQAYLEEISNPPPADFFRPHFFVNTPDINPVFLQTSGRPGFLIRAALAAMGSGLWGVYSGFELCESAPVPGKEEYLDSEKYELRPRDWRQPGNIRAEIARLNQIRRANPALQTHRGLTALRSGNDRVLAFVKATPGLGNVVLTVISLDPFQPQTAYLEVPFWLFGDARPAHLEVEDLLTDSHETWRDATRTVTLSPDQPYRVWRLSLHG from the coding sequence ATGGCCGCTGCCCCCAAGCCCGTCCCCTCCCCGCCCACCGCGTTGCGCATCTGCCACGCGCCACAGGGTTTGCCGGACGGCGCCCCGGCGGCAACGGCCGACGCCGCGCTGGATGCCCGGCTGGCCCGTATCCAGCGCGCCGGATTCAACGCCGTGTTGATTCCGCCGCCCTGGGTCCGGTCGGCCGACGCGCACACCCTGGCGCCCATCGACGCCGACGCCAGCCCGACCGGCGACGGCACCGAACCCATTACCGAACGGCTCGCCCGCCTTTCGCGCGCCACCGCCGCACAAGGGCTGACCTTGATGCTGCACGTGGTGCTGGACCGCGTGTCGGTGGACGCCACGCCCACCACCGCGCCGCCCGGCTGGTATCAGCCGCCGCCCGACGACCCGGCGCGCGACCCCCGCCTGCCTGTAAGCACGTGGGGCGTCATGGCCCTGGCCGGCGAGCCGCCGCCGGAGTTCGCGCAGGCCTGGTCGGCGCGGCTGGCGCGCTGGATGCAAGCCGGCGTGGCCGGCTTTGTATTCGAAGCCCCCCAGCGCCTGCCCGCCACCAGCTGGCGCGGCGTGCTGGACCCGCTGCGCCAACACGCCACCGCCCCGCATTGCCTGGCCTGGACGCCGGGGCTCACGGCGCATCAGCTGGACACGCTGCGCGACGCCGGTTTCGACGGCGTGTTTTCTTCCCTGCCGTGGTGGGATTACAAATCCGCCTGGCTGGCCGAAGAAGCCTCGCGCCTGCAACGCGTGGCGCCGGTGCTGGCCAGCACGACGCCGCTGCACGGCGACGCCCCGAACAAGCCGCATGCCGATGCGCGGCTGGCGTGGGCCGCCGCCTTTACCGCCAACGGGTGGATGGCGGCGGAAGCCGACATCGACGCGTCGCCCCAATTGCAGGACATCAACCAGTGGCTCAGCCTGCGCGACGCGCCTGCCGGCCCGCCGCGTGTGCTGGGCGGCCGCGACGGCCGCGCCACGCTGGTGCTGCGCGATGAGCCCGACGGCGCCACGGCGGTGCTGGCGTTGAACCCTAACGAAGCCGCCCCGGCGCGCATCGATTGGGACGCCGTGGCGTCCAGCCTGCCGCCTGGCGACATCCTGCCCCAACGCATGACCGACGCGCCCCTGCTGGCGGGTGACACCCTGCCCGCGGGCGGTTGCGCCCTGATGGCCGTGACGCCGATGCCGCCCGTGCGCGAAGCCTCGCGCCATCCCGGGCCGCGCACGGAAGGCGGCGCGGGCCTGCGCATCGCCATCGAAAGCGTATCGCCCGCCGTTGACGACGGCGCGCACCCCATCAAGTGCACGGTGCACGAACGCATCACCGTCCAGGCCGACTTGCTGATGGACGGCCACGACCGCATCGCGGGCGAAGTCCGCTGGCGCGCCGCCGATGAAGCCAACTGGCGGCGCACGCCGCTCAAGCTGCTGTCCAACGACCGCTGGCAAGCCAGCTTCCGACCGCGCCGCATCGGGCCGCACGAGTTTCAGGTGGCGGCGTGGTTCGACGTCTGGGAAACCTACCGCCATGACCTGGAGGTCAAGCACGCGGCCGGAGTGGACGTGCACCTGGAAGTGTCCGAAGGCGTCTTGTTGCTGCGCGAAGCCGACAAGCGCGCCAGCCAGCACGCGTATCCGGCCAACAGCGTGGCCGTGGTGAAGGCCGCGTTGAAAGCCCTGCCCGGCGCCAAAGCCGACATCGCACCCACCGACGCGCACATTGCGCTGCTGCTGGGCGCCGAGCTGGCGCAGGCGATGCGGGAACTGGACGCGCGCCCGTTTGAAACCGTCACGCCCGACCCGTATCCCGTCTGGGTCGACCGCCCGCAAGCCTGCCACAGCGCCTGGTATGAATTGTTTCCTCGGTCGCAAGCCCGCGAGCCCGGCCGCCATGGCACGTTTGACGACGTCATCGCGCGCCTGCCCGACATTCAGGAAATGGGCTTTGACGTGCTGTACCTGCCGCCGATACACCCCATCGGCCTGCGCAATCGCAAGGGGCCGAACAACAGCCTGATCGCCGGGCCGGACGACGTGGGCAGCCCGTACGCTATCGGGTCGGCCGACGGCGGCCATGACGCCATCGAGCCCAAGCTGGGATCGCTGGATGATTTTCTGCGACTGGTCAGCGCCGCGCGCGAGCACGGCATGGAAATGGCGCTGGACTTTGCCATCCAGTGTTCGCCCGACCATCCCTGGTTGAAGTCGCATCCCGATTGGTTCTCATGGCGCCCCGACGGTTCCATCCGCTACGCCGAGAACCCGCCCAAGAAGTACCAGGACATCGTCAACGTGTCGTTCTACGGCTCGCCGCCCCGCCGCGCGCGCAAGCTGGCGCTGTGGCGCGCGCTGCGCGACGTGGTGCTGTTCTGGGTGGACAAGGGCGTGCGGATCTTTCGCGTGGACAACCCGCACACCAAGCCGCTGCCCTTCTGGCAATGGCTGATTGCCGAGGTGCACGGGCAGCACCCCGATGTGCTGTTCCTGTCTGAAGCCTTTACCCGGCCCAAGATGATGTACCGCCTGGCCAAGGTGGGTTTCACGCAGTCGTACACATACTTCACGTGGCGCAACGAGCGGGCCGAGTTGCAGGCGTATCTGGAAGAAATCTCCAACCCGCCGCCGGCCGATTTTTTCCGCCCGCACTTCTTTGTGAACACGCCGGATATCAACCCGGTGTTCTTGCAGACGTCGGGGCGGCCGGGATTCTTGATCCGCGCCGCGCTGGCCGCCATGGGCTCGGGCCTGTGGGGCGTGTACAGCGGTTTCGAGCTGTGCGAGTCCGCGCCGGTGCCGGGCAAAGAGGAATATCTGGATTCCGAAAAGTACGAACTGCGCCCGCGCGACTGGCGCCAGCCCGGCAACATCCGCGCCGAGATCGCGCGGCTGAACCAGATCCGCCGCGCCAACCCGGCCTTGCAGACGCATCGCGGGCTGACCGCGCTGCGCAGTGGCAACGACCGCGTCCTGGCCTTTGTCAAAGCCACGCCGGGTCTGGGCAACGTGGTGCTTACCGTCATCAGCCTGGACCCCTTCCAACCGCAAACCGCATATCTGGAGGTGCCGTTCTGGTTGTTCGGCGACGCCAGGCCCGCTCATCTTGAAGTCGAAGACCTGTTGACGGACAGCCACGAGACCTGGCGCGACGCGACGCGCACCGTGACGCTGTCCCCCGACCAACCCTATCGCGTCTGGCGGCTGTCCCTGCATGGTTGA